The stretch of DNA AACGAAAGAGGTGGGGCCCAGATCACAGCGGACGACCTTTTATTCTTCAACGGTTTGGGAGACGCGGTCGCGAAGATTTTCGGATTTATGAGAAGGGAAGCGCGCGTTCTCGGACCAAGTCCTGCGTATTCGACGATCTCCTCCGCGGAAGCCGCACATAGCGGATACGAACATCTCACATACAATCTTCTTCCGGAAAACAACTGGATGCCTGATTTGGAAGATATAGAAAACAAGGTTCGTTACAACGATTCGATCACCGGAATTCTTCTTATCAACCCGGACAATCCGACCGGCGCGGTCTATGATAAAATTCTAATGAAGAAAATCGTGACGATCTGCGAAAAATACGATCTCATGTTGATCTGCGATGAAACCTACGCGCACGTAAATTATTCCGACGCAGGACCGCTTCATCTTTCGGAGGTGATCGGAGATAAGGTTCCCGGAATGGCGCTTCGTTCCATTTCGAAGGAATTTCCTTGGCCGGGAGGACGTTGCGGATGGCTCGAGATCTTTAACAAGGATAAGGATCCGGTCTTTAGTCGTTACGTAAAATCGTTGTTAGACGCAAAGATGTTGGAGGTGTGTTCGACAACGCTTCCGCAGATGTCGATTCCGGAAGTTTATTCTCACCCCGAATTCATTCCCCATCTCAAAAGACGAAATGAGAAGTTTAAAAAGAGGGCGCGTCTTGCGACCGAGGCTTTCGCAGGACTCAAAGGTGTCAAGGTGGTGGAGCCGAAAGGCGCGTTCTATCTTACCGTCGCATTTGAGGACGGGGTTCTGAATTCTTCCATGAAGTTAAAGGTGGAAAATCAGAAGGCGGCCGATTTTATTCAGCCGCTTCTTGCACAGGCCGCGAACGATCGAAGATTTGTGTATTATCTTCTCGCGTCCACCGGAATCTGCGTGGTTCCTTTGTCGGCGTTTTGCACCCAGATGGACGGGTTTCGAGTCACCTTACTCGAGGAAGACGAAGAAAAGTTCAACTGGATCTACAAGACACTTCGAGAAAAGATCGGCGAGTATATCGCTTCCGCCTAACGTCAAACTTCGTCTAAAGAATGGAGTCTCCAAATTGAAAGAGCCGCTCAAGATCGGGTTGATGGATTCCGGGATGGGCGGACTTTCCGTGCTCAAGGAAATTCTCAAATACGAGACCGAACTGGAAGTGATCTACTTTGGAGATTTGAAAAACAGTCCATACGGCGAAAAAAACGCCTCCACGATTTTAGAACTTACGAGAGACGTTTGCAAACGTCTGGTCCAAGAGGACGTGAAAGCGATTCTTCTCGCTTGTAATACAGCCACTTCTGCGGCGGCGGAAACGTTGAGAAAGGAATTTTCCATACCTATCTTCGGAATGGAACCCGCGATCAAGCCTGCAATCTTACAAAACCCCGGAAAGAGGGTCGCACTTTTAGCGACTCCCGTTACTCAGAAAGAAGAAAAACTACAAAAACTAAAAAAAGATCTGAAAGCGGACGATCTTCTTCTTCCGGTTTCCTGCCCCGGACTTGCTGGACTTGTGGATCGGGGGGACTTTGTCGGTGCGGAGGAATATCTGAAACCGATTTTAAAAGAACTGAGGGAAGAAGGTGTTGAGATCGTGGTGCTCGGATGTACACATTATGTTTTTCTAAAGGAGATTCTTTTGAAGAATATTCCTGAACTCAAGTTGTATGACGGAAACTCGGGAACGATCAAACACCTTCTGAATTCTCTCGGAAAAAAGAATCCGAATTTAGGATCGACGGAAGGAGAGGGGATCAATTATAAACTTCTTCTCAATAGCGAAGAAAATTTTCATTTCGAATTGGCAGATCGACTTTTAAATTCAAAAAGCGGAGTTTGAGTCGATGACAGATGCCGATTCTAATTCCCCCGGAAATAAAACTCAAGAAGCGATTCGGCTTATTTACGGGATTTCGAAAAAAGATCCTCGAGCTCTCGAAAAATTCTACGATCTCTTCGGAAATCTCATCTATTCGATCATTCATAAAATTCTAATGCAGAAAGAGGAGAGTGAGGAAATCCTTCAGGAAGTATTCACGATTCTCTGGAACAAAGCGGAACAATTTGATTCAGGGCGTTCTTCTCCTCTGACTTGGGTTACTACGATAGCGCGTAACGCGGCCATTTCGAAAGTCAGATCCAAGGATTTCAAAAATAGAATTCGAACGTCTGAATTTCAAGAAGCCCAATCGCCAAGTGCTTCCGTTCAGGACACCGCTTTTCAGGAGGTCTTCGATTCTTCTTTGAGAATCAGGATTCAAGAAGGGATTGCGAAACTTTCTCCGGAGATTGCGATTCTTCTTCGAGAAGCGTATTGGAGCGGACTCAGCCAGAGTGAGCTTGCCGAAAAATTCCAGCTTCCTTTGGGGACCGTGAAGTCTCGAATTCGAACCGGTTTGACCCAACTTCGTGACGAACTCAAAGGTTGGAATCTTTAAGATGAAAAATCAAGTCCAACTTCAAAGAAGGTTTGGTTTTGAGGATTCGTTTCTTTTTCCTGTGACAGATAACGTTGGAAAGAATGGTTTTCGGAATTTCGAAATGGAAACCCGGAAAGGATCGGGAAGAAGATTTTTCCAAGTTAAGGTGTCCTCCTTTTCTCAGGTAAGGTCTTTGTCGGAACACCTACAATTTTACCGTAAAAGTCTCGGCCCCCACCCAAATCGGGTGGAGGAGGTGGGCTCGCGGGAGGAAGCGCCGTGGTCTTCTCTATCAGAGAAAAAGCGTTTTTGCAAGGAGAATTCTTCTTCGCAAACTTTGTCGGAGTTCCTAGAATGAATTCGAATTTGAATTGCGGGAATTCTCTTCCGAAACCTTTGGAGATTTCGAATCCCCGAACGATGCGAAAGAAAAATCCGAAACGATATCGGAAAATAAACGATCCGGACCTACGTTGGAAGCGTAAGAATTTAAGAAACAAACAAGGACGTATTCTTCTTTACCAAGGAATTCAAAGATGAACGAAGAAAGATCTAGGGACATAACGGAAACTTGGGAAACGATCGTCTTTCCAAAAGAAGTCTTCGAACGTTCTCCTTTGAAAGTTTCCCTGGAGGATATCTTTCATGGTTTTGGAATCGCTTCCCTTTCCGAAGTAAAACCGGATTCTTCCCTTAAGAAAAGAATTCTCTCCAAAGTTTTGAATAAGGAAAACGAAGACGCGGACTTTCTTTTTATTCGCAAATCCGATTCTCCTTGGAAGAAGTCCGCCTTTCCCGGAGTGGATTATAAAATTCTAAACAAAGATAATCATAGAAACACGATTACGCTTCTCATTCGTATGGAAGCCGGCGCGGTTTTTCCCGGACACTCCCACGGAAGTGCGGAGGATTGTCTCTTGATTTCGGGCGACCTCCGTATCGCAGGTACTGTTTTGAAAGCCGGCGATTTTCATCGTGCAAACGCAGGTTCTCTACATAAAAAATTCTCAACCTCAGCGGGGGCTGAATTTTTGATCGTCTCCGGAACTTCCGACTTTGCGGAATCTGAGAAATATTTTTCCTAAATTTAGAATGCCATTTCTTTGGAAAGAAATTTCCTAAGTCCGTTTAAAAAATTTTGAAATAAATTTCCTAAACGTTTCCTAAAATTTAGATCCGTTTTTTTCGAATTCGTGTATAATACGAAAACTCCTCTTTAGAGGATTCATTCGGAGTGTATCATGATCCGTTTAGGAACCGCGCTCGCGGTTTTATTTTTTTTGAATGTCTGCAAACCTAAGATCGCCGAAAGCTCGGACGCAGTCGTCACCTTTCTCAAAGGAAAGGCTTCCATCGTAGAATCCGGGAAGGAAATTTCCCCTCTTACGAACGTCTCCGAACGACAAACCGTAAGGACCGAAACCGATGCCGTATTGGATCTGACTTCCAAACTCGGAAGCTTTCGGCTTTTAGGCGGAAGTGTCGCGAAGGTTGCAACCTTAAATGCGGAGACGGTTTCCTTTCAGGTTTCGGATGGAAACGTCTTGATCAAAACTTCGAAACTCACGAAAGGTCAGAGTTTGACCGTTGATACTCCGACCGTTGTCGCCGCTGTTCGTGGCACACAATTCTGGGGAAGAGTGAACGGAAAAGACGAGTCCGGAACCTTTGCGGTAAGAGAGGGCTCCGTAGAAATCACTCGTAAATCGGATAATGCAAGGGTTTTGATCGAAGCCGGTCAAGCGGTGGATCTAAAACCGGGCGATAAAGAATTGAAAACGAGAGTTGCCGCCAAAGAAGAACTCTCCGCGATGGAGCAGATCGACCAGATGAAATGATTTCCTGAATTCCCGAATCTTCGTCCTTAAGTGCCGGATTTCCCGTATGGATCCGGTTTTTTTTTGTGTGCAGGGATTTAATCTTTTCCAAGCTATTCTAAAAAGAGCCGGGATCTTAAGAATGGAAGAGAAGATTACATATAAAAGCGCGGGTGTGGATACGGAAAAAGGAAGAGAGTTTGTTCAAAAGATCAAACGTAACGTGGAATCCACTCACGGCCCAAGAGTTCTCGGCGGACTCGGCGGTTTTGCCGGTGCTTTCGACGTAAGCTTTCTTAAAAAATACAATCAACCCATTCTTCTCTCCGGAACCGATGGAGTCGGAACCAAAATAGAACTCGCGAGGCTTCTCAATACGTTCAACACGGTTGGAATCGATCTCGTCGCGATGTGTGTGAACGATATCCTTGTCTGCGGCGGTGAACCTTTATTCTTCTTGGATTATATCGCCTGCGGTAAGCTGGATCCCGAAAAGATGGATCAGATCGTTGCCGGAATCGTTCAAGGTTGTAAGCTCTCGAACACAGCCCTTCTCGGCGGAGAAACCGCTGAACATCCCGGAACAATGAAAGAAGATGAATTCGATCTCGCGGGCTTTGTGGTTGGAGCGGTTGAAAAAGATCTTATGATCGACGGAAATTCCGTTCGACCGGGAGATCAGATTCTCGGGTTAGAATCGAGCGGTCCTCACAGCAACGGCTTTTCTTTGATTCGAAAGTTGCTCTTAAAGGAAGGAAAACACCTTCCTTCCGATCCTGAACAAGTAAGTTTCTTAAAAGACTACGCGCTCAAGCCGACTCGAATCTATGTGGAAAGTATATTAAAACTTCTGCAAAAGGTTCCGGTAAAAGGAATGGTTCACATCACGGGGGGAGGATATCAGGAGAATGTTCCGAGAGTTCTTCCGCAAGGATCCAAAGCGAAATTTTACAAAGAAAAGATTCCTTCCGGATACTTTTTTGAAAAGATCAAGAAGGATCAAAAACTCGAAGAGTTGGAACTGTTCGCCACTTTCAATATGGGGATCGGTTATATGGTAATCGTTTCGGAGGAGAATGTGGATTCCGCAAAACGATTTTTAGAATCCTCCGGAGAATCCGTCCATTGGATCGGAGAAATCGTTTCCGGTAATAAAGAAGAAGTTCAGTTCGTCTAACAGCGAAGATATGATCAATCTCGCGAATCTCTTGCGATCCCCGCTTCTGGTTCTTTCCAGAAAAAATCCTTTTATGCTTTCCAGGCTTACGTTTTTTTACGTGATTTTAGGAGTTGTAGGAGGATTGTTTTCAGCCGCGTTCTGGATGCTCATCGAATACCTGACTCATTGGGCTTCGAATATAAGCGGAATACTAACGATTCCTTTTATGACTGTTTCCGGACTTCTGATCGGGTTGATCATTCACTTTCTCGGAGAACCGGGAGAAATTTCATTAGTAATCGATAATATACGATTTAGGGGAGGAAAGTTGGAGGCGAGTCAGAACCCTTCAATGGCGCTTTCTTCGCTCCTCAGTATTTCTTCCGGCGGTAGCGCGGGCCCGGAAGCGCCTCTGGTTCAGATCACTGGTTCTTTTGGAAACTGGTTTGCGGAAAAGTTAGGACTTACCGGAGAAGAATACCGTTCTATGACGATCGCCGGGATGGCCGCAGGTTTTACTTCTCTTTTCGGTTCTCCCCTGGGTGGTGCGTTATTTGCGCTTGAGATTCTTCAGCACAGACACGTAGTCGAGTATTACAAGGCGCTTTTACCGGCGTTTTTATCCAGCACGTCCGCTTTTTTTGTCTTTCTTTGGATGACCCACGCCGGTCTTCAGCCTACTTGGCAATTTCCCCAATACGTTCCCGGCGATATTCAAGATTTCTTATATGCTCTTTTGTTAGGTGCCGTGGGTGCGGGAATCGGTTGGATGTTCCACGGTTTATTTTTGACCAACCGTTGGCTTTATTCTAAGATTCCGGGACGGATTTATTGGAAGACTACCGTGGGCGGACTTGTTCTGGGAATCATCGCCTGGCAGATTCCTCTGACACGATTTTTCGGTCACGATCAGCTCAATCAAATCGTAGAAGGACGGTTTACTCTCGTCTTTTTAGCGGGTTTGATTTTTTGGAAGACCTTTGCGATTACGACCACCGTCACGACCGGATGGAGAGGAGGGGTGATCATTCCTCTTTTTTTTCTGGGGGCGTGCGCGGGAAAATTTCTTTTTGGAATTCTTCCAACCGAAAACGAATCCTTTCTTATGATCTGTTTGATGGCGGCTGTGAATTCGTCCGTAACCAAAACTCCTATTTCTACCACGATCCTTTTGTCCGAGTTGACCGGATTGTACAGCTTTACTCCGGTTTTGATTGCGAGCCTCAGCGGATATTTTCTTTCACCGAAAGAACCTTTCATTGCAACCCAGGGAAAAGAAGGTTAGAATTTTTTTGAATCGCCGAGGGATCCACGCCCTTTTTTGAAAAAAACATTTCACCGGAGTTCCGTCCACCTCGGTAAAGAGTCCGCTCCTGAAATTGCCGAGGAGATAAAACCTTTTTCTCAATCCGATCTAAACATCGAGCACAATAAAAGAGAGATCACAAATACGACAAAATGTGGGAACTCCCATAAAATGGACGAACTACGATCGATTCGAATTTTTCCGAACCGTTTCGCGAACGGAATCTGTGCCAACGTTCGCGCCTATGATTCCGAGCTTTTCCGACAGTCTTGTCTGATTTCTTTTTCAGATTGAAGGAATCGCTGAATCTTTTGATCGTGGGCTCGACGTAAAATCGATTTTACGGATTCTGGAAATTTCCTTATAAAAAAAAACGAACCACTTCCAATCCGATCCATGAGAATCCGAAAGATTGCCTTTCCGATCTCGGTTACCATTTTCGATTCTTCTTTTTGAATTCTAAGTTTATATTTAAACCTAGATCGTTCGGAATCAATAAGATCGGATTATAAGCGGACTAAACTTCGAAAATGAGTGAACCTGTTTCTCCCTTTCGTTTTCGATTCGTAAAGGGCCTTGTCCGCTTCGTTTATCAAATCCTTTGTGCTTTTATTTTTGTCTGAGATGATTCCTAACGTGGCAATTCCGATGCTGATCGTAATGGATCGTTTATCCCAGCGATGATCTTGAATCGTCCTTCTCAATGTTTCAGCGGTGAGAATCGATTGTTCTTCGTTATCCGTAAGGACGACGATAAATTCTTCTCCTCCGTAACGAGCCAAGATATCGTTTTTCTTTAAGGTTTTGGAAAGAAGACTCGCAATTTCGATTAGAATTTGATCTCCCTCGATATGACCGAATTGATCGTTGTAAGATTTAAAATGGTCCACGTCGATCATCAGAACGGAGAGTGTTTCCTTTTTATGTTGTAGGGAATGAATGAGTCTGTCGAATTCTTCGTCAAAGGCTCTTCTGTTCTTGAGTTGAGTCAGTGGATCCGTAGACGCCTGTTCGAATAAT from Leptospira stimsonii encodes:
- a CDS encoding pyridoxal phosphate-dependent aminotransferase, with the protein product MRRNIVHSGADALIYEIRQIVAVAKKLEALGLQITYENIGDPIQKGETVPAWMKEIVSNLVLKDKSWAYTATQGYEPTRKFLAEKVNERGGAQITADDLLFFNGLGDAVAKIFGFMRREARVLGPSPAYSTISSAEAAHSGYEHLTYNLLPENNWMPDLEDIENKVRYNDSITGILLINPDNPTGAVYDKILMKKIVTICEKYDLMLICDETYAHVNYSDAGPLHLSEVIGDKVPGMALRSISKEFPWPGGRCGWLEIFNKDKDPVFSRYVKSLLDAKMLEVCSTTLPQMSIPEVYSHPEFIPHLKRRNEKFKKRARLATEAFAGLKGVKVVEPKGAFYLTVAFEDGVLNSSMKLKVENQKAADFIQPLLAQAANDRRFVYYLLASTGICVVPLSAFCTQMDGFRVTLLEEDEEKFNWIYKTLREKIGEYIASA
- the purM gene encoding phosphoribosylformylglycinamidine cyclo-ligase, giving the protein MDPVFFCVQGFNLFQAILKRAGILRMEEKITYKSAGVDTEKGREFVQKIKRNVESTHGPRVLGGLGGFAGAFDVSFLKKYNQPILLSGTDGVGTKIELARLLNTFNTVGIDLVAMCVNDILVCGGEPLFFLDYIACGKLDPEKMDQIVAGIVQGCKLSNTALLGGETAEHPGTMKEDEFDLAGFVVGAVEKDLMIDGNSVRPGDQILGLESSGPHSNGFSLIRKLLLKEGKHLPSDPEQVSFLKDYALKPTRIYVESILKLLQKVPVKGMVHITGGGYQENVPRVLPQGSKAKFYKEKIPSGYFFEKIKKDQKLEELELFATFNMGIGYMVIVSEENVDSAKRFLESSGESVHWIGEIVSGNKEEVQFV
- a CDS encoding sensor domain-containing diguanylate cyclase; amino-acid sequence: MLRKKYFIFRFLNRFFKKETKRFGEISEGNYSLDKFFDLSLDMLCIARLDGFVLRINPTFQRAFGWSSEKLMGFGVYTFLHPEHFESTNRVVEDLKRGKPLISFQNRYLCADGTYKHFSWTAFPDLEEGLIYAIARDISESIEANQKINQLAVELKTANCKLFEQASTDPLTQLKNRRAFDEEFDRLIHSLQHKKETLSVLMIDVDHFKSYNDQFGHIEGDQILIEIASLLSKTLKKNDILARYGGEEFIVVLTDNEEQSILTAETLRRTIQDHRWDKRSITISIGIATLGIISDKNKSTKDLINEADKALYESKTKGRNRFTHFRSLVRL
- the lsa19 gene encoding adhesin Lsa19, whose protein sequence is MIRLGTALAVLFFLNVCKPKIAESSDAVVTFLKGKASIVESGKEISPLTNVSERQTVRTETDAVLDLTSKLGSFRLLGGSVAKVATLNAETVSFQVSDGNVLIKTSKLTKGQSLTVDTPTVVAAVRGTQFWGRVNGKDESGTFAVREGSVEITRKSDNARVLIEAGQAVDLKPGDKELKTRVAAKEELSAMEQIDQMK
- a CDS encoding cupin domain-containing protein; amino-acid sequence: MNEERSRDITETWETIVFPKEVFERSPLKVSLEDIFHGFGIASLSEVKPDSSLKKRILSKVLNKENEDADFLFIRKSDSPWKKSAFPGVDYKILNKDNHRNTITLLIRMEAGAVFPGHSHGSAEDCLLISGDLRIAGTVLKAGDFHRANAGSLHKKFSTSAGAEFLIVSGTSDFAESEKYFS
- the murI gene encoding glutamate racemase, yielding MKEPLKIGLMDSGMGGLSVLKEILKYETELEVIYFGDLKNSPYGEKNASTILELTRDVCKRLVQEDVKAILLACNTATSAAAETLRKEFSIPIFGMEPAIKPAILQNPGKRVALLATPVTQKEEKLQKLKKDLKADDLLLPVSCPGLAGLVDRGDFVGAEEYLKPILKELREEGVEIVVLGCTHYVFLKEILLKNIPELKLYDGNSGTIKHLLNSLGKKNPNLGSTEGEGINYKLLLNSEENFHFELADRLLNSKSGV
- a CDS encoding RNA polymerase sigma factor, with product MTDADSNSPGNKTQEAIRLIYGISKKDPRALEKFYDLFGNLIYSIIHKILMQKEESEEILQEVFTILWNKAEQFDSGRSSPLTWVTTIARNAAISKVRSKDFKNRIRTSEFQEAQSPSASVQDTAFQEVFDSSLRIRIQEGIAKLSPEIAILLREAYWSGLSQSELAEKFQLPLGTVKSRIRTGLTQLRDELKGWNL
- a CDS encoding chloride channel protein → MLSRLTFFYVILGVVGGLFSAAFWMLIEYLTHWASNISGILTIPFMTVSGLLIGLIIHFLGEPGEISLVIDNIRFRGGKLEASQNPSMALSSLLSISSGGSAGPEAPLVQITGSFGNWFAEKLGLTGEEYRSMTIAGMAAGFTSLFGSPLGGALFALEILQHRHVVEYYKALLPAFLSSTSAFFVFLWMTHAGLQPTWQFPQYVPGDIQDFLYALLLGAVGAGIGWMFHGLFLTNRWLYSKIPGRIYWKTTVGGLVLGIIAWQIPLTRFFGHDQLNQIVEGRFTLVFLAGLIFWKTFAITTTVTTGWRGGVIIPLFFLGACAGKFLFGILPTENESFLMICLMAAVNSSVTKTPISTTILLSELTGLYSFTPVLIASLSGYFLSPKEPFIATQGKEG